The Vigna unguiculata cultivar IT97K-499-35 chromosome 6, ASM411807v1, whole genome shotgun sequence genome contains a region encoding:
- the LOC114187696 gene encoding disease resistance protein RML1A-like, translated as MVSMRFLKIHSSYCSSHFNVHLPSGLESLSDKLRYFRWDGFCHESLSSNFHAEYLVELDMRRSKLKKLWEGVQSLVNLEKIHLEASRDLVEIPDLSKAEILKRIDLSYCESLRKLHPSISSLPKLTHLELSGCRKIENLNVHSKYLQRLNLEGCSSLKELSVTSHKMVFLDLSYTAICSLPSSIQYNTELARLFLKGCDNLSFVQSPPNIIGHLFSLLLLDLSGTNVESLPASIKNLSMMKLLVLDDCRTLVSLLELPRSLEMLTAYNCTSLETVFTQLLVSEHMLQSCKPYLSKQYYYPKQFEGGCAVFPGDHIMNDFGFHAEDSSITIPYLSLPELCGFICCFVLSEGSIEGHISCSIYQDSEQVGIDEGQLLHTALISDHVVFLFVEICDHFNGIPFKFQFNYYLITMTPFDTKTNELESKSVILQPTFRKKTNNEIVKLQIYLGNEYKGR; from the exons ATGGTTAGCATGAGATTTCTTAAAATCCATTCTTCATACTGCTCAAGCCATTTTAATGTGCACCTTCCTAGCGGTCTGGAGTCACTATCTGATAAATTGAGGTATTTTCGTTGGGATGGATTTTGTCATGAGTCTTTGTCGTCCAATTTTCATGCAGAATATCTTGTTGAGCTTGACATGCGTCGTAGCAAGCTTAAAAAGCTTTGGGAAGGTGTTCAG AGCCTGGTGAACTTGGAGAAAATTCACCTAGAAGCCTCTCGAGATCTGGTTGAGATTCCAGACTTATCCAAGGCAGAAATACTTAAAAGAATTGACCTCTCTTATTGTGAAAGCTTGCGTAAGCTCCACCCTTCCATATCATCCCTCCCCAAGCTTACACATTTGGAATTAAGTGGCTGTAGAAAGATTGAAAATCTGAATGTTCATTCAAAATATCTGCAGAGATTGAACCTCGAAGGTTGTTCATCTCTTAAGGAGTTGTCAGTGACATCACATAAAATGGTGTTCTTGGACTTATCTTATACTGCTATATGTTCGTTGCCATCATCAATTCAATATAATACGGAACTTGCTCGACTTTTTCTAAAGGGTTGCGACAATCTATCATTCGTACAATCACCCCCTAACATCATTGGCCACTTGTTCTCTTTACTACTTTTAGACTTGAGTGGAACTAATGTGGAGAGTTTACCTGCAAGCATAAAAAACCTTTCAATGATGAAACTATTGGTGTTAGATGATTGCAGGACCCTCGTGTCTCTACTGGAGCTTCCACGATCCTTGGAAATGCTGACAGCCTATAACTGCACTTCTTTGGAGACAGTCTTCACTCAATTACTAGTTTCTGAACACATGTTACAGAGTTGCAAGCCCTACTTATCCAAACAATATTATTATCCTAAGCAATTTGAGGGTGGATGTGCCGTTTTCCCTGGAGATCATATCATGAATGACTTTGGATTTCATGCTGAAGATAGTTCAATAACTATTCCTTATCTCTCACTACCTGAGTTGTGTGGTTTCATTTGTTGTTTCGTTCTTTCTGAGGGATCAATAGAGGGACATATTTCGTGTTCTATCTATCAAGATAGCGAACAAGTTGGGATAGACGAAGGCCAACTACTTCACACAGCTTTAATATCAGATCACGTggtatttttgtttgttgaaatATGTGACCATTTTAATGGAATACCttttaagtttcaatttaattactatttaattACTATGACACCTTTCGACACAAAGACGAACGAGTTAGAATCAAAGAGTGTTATTCTGCAACCAACTTTCAGGAAAAAAACGAACAATGAAATAGTTAAACTTCAAATCTACCTTGGTAATGAATACAAAggtagataa
- the LOC114187697 gene encoding protein phosphatase 1 regulatory subunit INH3-like: MWKVLILLYRLENKQEQNNQKVFCLSNLLNFKRTVMDRRTNTTRPVVLSSSSITGTTTITIQNSEPSTSSSQHQQQQPEEVLFLPLNRKKKKVSWKEGTVDNEFMQKKSSKRCCIFHKEKPFDEDDSDEDEHHYDEHPHDTGFCCKNHDKAGPST, translated from the exons ATGTGGAAGGTTTTGATCCTTTTGTACAG ATTGGAGAACAAACAGGAACAGAACAACCAGAAAGTATTTTGTCTCTCCAATCTCTTGAACTTTAAGAGAACAGTCATGGACAGACGCACGAACACCACCAGGCCAGTAGTGTTGTCTTCCTCTTCCATCACTGGCACCACCACCATAACAATTCAAAACTCTGAGCCATCTACCTCTTCATCTCagcaccaacaacaacaaccagaAGAAGTACTTTTCCTCCCCCTCAATCGCAAGAAGAAAAAGGTCAGTTGGAAAGAGGGCACCGTGGACAATGAGTTCATGCAGAAGAAGAGTTCCAAAAGGTGTTGTATCTTCCATAAGGAGAAGCCCTTTGATGAAGATGACAGCGATGAAGATGAACATCACTATGACGAACACCCTCACGATACTGGGTTTTGCTGTAAGAATCATGATAAAGCTGGCCCAAGCACCTAG
- the LOC114188806 gene encoding uncharacterized protein LOC114188806, with protein sequence MGNAAVTPCFHQKSSSELLLSSKLIFWDGSTRCLKGKHVAGEIMFEFPDKVVCHADSFFIGHPIPALALEDELMEGEAYFVLPIQFFTCKTLSVSSLLSLGSSPNKASIKFGECAFEYLKGSNGRVLIKVMPQFITMLINRGKRCNPTTTHNNFLCSTPELKKHYQMLVKSKDQVWSPKLETISEHKVRFSPRRLIGLEWKEKEKTEVVSS encoded by the coding sequence ATGGGAAATGCAGCTGTGACTCCATGCTTTCACCAAAAGAGTTCATCAGAATTATTGTTGTCATCGAAACTTATATTCTGGGATGGTAGCACGAGATGTCTGAAGGGTAAGCATGTGGCTGGTGAGATCATGTTCGAGTTCCCAGATAAGGTTGTTTGCCATGCAGATTCTTTCTTCATAGGACACCCAATTCCTGCTTTAGCATTAGAAGATGAGTTGATGGAAGGTGAAGCCTATTTCGTTCTTCCCATTCAGTTCTTCACATGCAAAACCCTTTCTGTCTCTTCACTCTTGTCTTTGGGATCATCCCCTAACAaggcctctatcaaatttggggAATGCGCTTTTGAGTACTTGAAAGGGTCCAACGGAAGGGTACTCATAAAGGTCATGCCTCAGTTCATCACAATGCTCATCAATAGAGGTAAACGATGCAACCCCACCACCACTCACAACAACTTTCTCTGCAGCACTCCTGAGTTGAAAAAACATTATCAAATGCTTGTGAAGTCTAAGGATCAGGTTTGGTCACCTAAGCTTGAAACCATTTCGGAGCACAAGGTTCGGTTTTCACCACGTAGATTGATAGGTTTAGAATggaaggaaaaggaaaagacaGAGGTTGTTTCTTCTTGA